A stretch of the Notamacropus eugenii isolate mMacEug1 chromosome 2, mMacEug1.pri_v2, whole genome shotgun sequence genome encodes the following:
- the SLC25A27 gene encoding mitochondrial uncoupling protein 4 has product MSHQVEEERNLALVQRWPKTSTFILSSFASVVAEISTFPLELTKTRLQMQGEAALNRFFKDRTPYRGMIKTTIGIIQEEGFLKLWQGGVSAIYRQVVYSGFRMVIYEYLRDSVFGKTKNNIFPLWQSVIAGTLSGAFAQFFSNPADLVKVQMQMEGIRKLQGEPSRFHGVHHAFLKILKEGGVRGLWAGWVPNVQRAALVNMGDLATYDSVKHLLLQNTPLEDNVMTHSLASISSGLVSCLLGTPADVIKSRVMNQPTDKKGKGLLYKSSTDCLIQSIRGEGFMSLYKGFLPSWLRMMPWSLVFWLTYEKIRLMSGVDPF; this is encoded by the coding sequence ATGTCCCACCaggtggaggaagaaagaaatttggCACTCGTTCAGAGATGGCCCAAAACGAGCACATTCATATTGTCCTCCTTCGCGTCTGTTGTGGCGGAGATATCAACCTTTCCTCTTGAACTCACAAAAACTCGACTCCAAATGCAAGGAGAAGCTGCGCTTAACCGTTTTTTCAAAGACAGAACGCCCTACCGGGGCATGATAAAGACAACCATTGGCATCATACAGGAGGAAGGCTTTCTAAAGCTTTGGCAAGGAGGAGTATCTGCAATTTATAGACAAGTAGTGTATTCTGGTTTCCGAATGGTCATCTATGAATATCTACGTGATTCTGTTTTTGggaaaaccaaaaataacatATTTCCTCTTTGGCAGTCAGTCATAGCTGGAACACTGTCTGGTGCATTTGCTCAGTTTTTTTCTAACCCTGCTGATCTCGTGAAGGTTCAAATGCAGATGGAAGGAATAAGGAAACTCCAAGGAGAGCCTTCACGATTTCATGGTGTGCATCATGCCTTTCTAAAAATCTTGAAAGAGGGAGGAGTGCGTGGCCTTTGGGCAGGCTGGGTGCCAAACGTCCAGAGAGCTGCCTTGGTGAATATGGGAGATTTAGCCACTTACGATTCAGTGAAGCATTTGTTATTACAGAATACACCACTTGAGGACAATGTAATGACTCATAGTTTGGCAAGTATAAGTTCTGGATTGGTATCTTGTCTTCTGGGAACACCAGCTGATGTCATCAAAAGCCGAGTGATGAACCAGCCAAcagataagaaaggaaagggacTGCTGTATAAATCATCAACTGACTGCTTGATTCAAAGTATAAGAGGTGAAGGATTTATGAGTCTATATAAAGGTTTTTTACCAAGTTGGCTGCGAATGATGCCTTGGTCATTGGTATTCTGGCTTACTTACGAAAAAATCCGACTTATGAGTGGAGTTGATCCAttttaa